The Streptomyces sp. NBC_00162 genome window below encodes:
- the rho gene encoding transcription termination factor Rho: MSDTTDLMGAADTSVDTSAPAAGAAPKRRRTGTGLDGMVLAELQQVASGLGIRGTARMRKSQLIEVIKETQAGGAGAPKAASAAGAADTAEAKPKRRATSKARTGEAAAEAPAEKPAAQAQIDIPGQPASEDAPVGERRRRRATAPSGSPEASAPAAVQVEEKTETVKAEAATATATAPQTDVKAEAATAVSAPAQDGEGRGRRDRRDRGAERGERGDRQRDRRDRGAKADEQGQGGQGQGAPQGGQGGGRQDRAERGDRQQQGGRGQGQVQSQGQQGRQDRQDRQDRQGPQDNGPQDDFDDEGGRRGRRGRYRDRRGRRGRDEFAPNEPQVADDDVLIPVAGILDILDNYAFIRTSGYLPGPNDVYVSLAQVRKAGLRKGDHTTGAVRQPKDGERREKFNALVRLDSVNGMAPESGRGRPEFQKLTPLYPQDRLRLETDPGVLTGRIVDLVAPIGKGQRGLIVSPPKAGKTMIMQAIANAITTNNPECHLMVVLVDERPEEVTDMQRSVKGEVISSTFDRPAEDHTTVAELAIERAKRLVELGHDVVVLLDSITRLGRAYNLAAPASGRILSGGVDSTALYPPKRFFGAARNIEDGGSLTILATALVDTGSRMDEVIFEEFKGTGNMELKLDRKLADKRIFPAVDVDASGTRKEEILLNSEELSITWKLRRVLHALDSQQAIELLLDKMKQTKSNAEFLMQIAKTTPSGKNDD; encoded by the coding sequence GTGAGCGACACCACCGATCTGATGGGCGCTGCCGACACCTCTGTCGACACCAGTGCCCCCGCCGCGGGCGCCGCACCCAAGCGTCGCCGCACCGGCACCGGCCTTGACGGCATGGTCCTGGCCGAGCTGCAGCAGGTCGCGTCGGGCCTCGGCATCAGGGGCACCGCGCGGATGCGCAAGAGCCAGCTGATCGAGGTCATCAAGGAGACGCAGGCGGGTGGCGCCGGAGCGCCCAAGGCCGCCTCCGCCGCAGGCGCCGCCGACACCGCCGAGGCCAAGCCGAAGCGCCGCGCCACCAGCAAGGCCCGCACGGGCGAGGCCGCCGCCGAGGCGCCCGCCGAGAAGCCTGCCGCGCAGGCCCAGATCGACATCCCGGGCCAGCCGGCCAGCGAGGACGCCCCGGTCGGCGAGCGCCGCCGGCGTCGGGCCACCGCCCCGTCCGGCAGCCCGGAGGCCTCGGCCCCCGCCGCCGTGCAGGTCGAGGAGAAGACCGAGACCGTCAAGGCCGAGGCCGCCACGGCGACCGCCACCGCGCCGCAGACGGACGTGAAGGCCGAGGCCGCCACCGCCGTCTCCGCCCCCGCACAGGACGGCGAGGGCCGCGGCCGTCGCGACCGCCGTGACCGCGGTGCCGAGCGCGGCGAGCGCGGCGACCGCCAGCGCGACCGTCGCGACCGCGGCGCCAAGGCCGACGAGCAGGGCCAGGGCGGCCAGGGTCAGGGCGCGCCGCAGGGCGGCCAGGGCGGCGGCCGTCAGGACCGCGCCGAGCGCGGCGACCGTCAGCAGCAGGGCGGCCGCGGCCAGGGCCAGGTTCAGAGCCAGGGCCAGCAGGGCCGTCAGGACCGCCAGGACCGCCAGGACCGCCAGGGTCCCCAGGACAACGGTCCGCAGGACGACTTCGACGACGAGGGCGGCCGTCGCGGCCGTCGCGGCCGTTACCGCGACCGCCGTGGCCGTCGTGGCCGCGACGAGTTCGCCCCGAACGAGCCGCAGGTCGCCGACGACGACGTGCTGATCCCCGTCGCGGGCATCCTCGACATCCTCGACAACTACGCGTTCATCCGGACCTCGGGCTACCTGCCCGGCCCCAACGACGTGTACGTCTCCCTCGCCCAGGTCCGCAAGGCGGGTCTGCGCAAGGGCGACCACACCACCGGTGCCGTGCGCCAGCCCAAGGACGGCGAACGCCGCGAGAAGTTCAACGCCCTTGTGCGACTGGACTCGGTGAACGGCATGGCGCCCGAATCCGGGCGCGGACGGCCGGAGTTCCAGAAGCTGACCCCGCTCTACCCGCAGGACCGGCTCCGCCTGGAGACCGACCCGGGCGTGCTGACCGGCCGGATCGTCGACCTGGTCGCACCGATCGGAAAGGGTCAGCGTGGTCTGATCGTCTCGCCGCCGAAGGCCGGCAAGACGATGATCATGCAGGCGATCGCCAACGCGATCACCACCAACAACCCCGAGTGCCACCTGATGGTCGTCCTGGTCGACGAGCGTCCGGAAGAGGTCACCGACATGCAGCGGTCGGTCAAGGGCGAGGTCATCTCCTCGACCTTCGACCGTCCGGCCGAGGACCACACCACCGTCGCCGAGCTGGCCATCGAGCGCGCCAAGCGTCTCGTCGAGCTGGGTCACGACGTGGTCGTCCTGCTGGACTCCATCACCCGCCTGGGCCGCGCGTACAACCTCGCGGCGCCCGCCTCCGGCCGCATCCTGTCCGGTGGTGTCGACTCGACCGCGCTGTACCCGCCGAAGCGCTTCTTCGGTGCCGCGCGCAACATCGAGGACGGCGGCTCGCTGACCATCCTGGCCACCGCGCTGGTCGACACCGGCTCGCGCATGGACGAGGTGATCTTCGAGGAGTTCAAGGGCACCGGCAACATGGAGCTCAAGCTCGACCGGAAGCTCGCCGACAAGCGCATCTTCCCGGCCGTCGACGTCGACGCGTCGGGCACGCGCAAGGAGGAGATCCTCCTCAACAGCGAGGAGCTCTCCATCACCTGGAAGCTGCGCCGGGTGCTGCACGCGCTCGACTCGCAGCAGGCGATCGAGCTGCTCCTCGACAAGATGAAGCAGACGAAGTCGAACGCCGAGTTCCTGATGCAGATCGCGAAGACGACTCCGTCGGGCAAGAACGACGACTGA
- the thrB gene encoding homoserine kinase, whose product MAGPAFRAAAVRVRVPASSANLGPGFDALGLALGLYDDVVVRVADSGLNIDIAGEGADTLPRDESHLLVRSMRTAFDLLGGQPRGLEVVCANRIPHGRGLGSSSAAICAGIVAARAVTIGGETRLDDAALLELATEIEGHPDNVAACLLGGFTLAWMDGGSAKAIRMEPADSIVPVVFVPSKPVLTETARGLLPRTVPHVDAAVNAGRAGLLVEALTRRPELLLPATEDRLHQEYRSPAMPESVALVNRLRADGIPAVISGAGPTVLALVDNGAADKVAQLAGEGWAANRLALDAAGASVLPLGTQGG is encoded by the coding sequence ATGGCCGGTCCAGCGTTCCGCGCCGCCGCCGTACGGGTGCGCGTCCCCGCCAGCAGTGCCAACCTCGGCCCGGGCTTCGACGCCCTGGGCCTGGCCCTGGGGCTCTACGACGACGTAGTCGTCCGGGTGGCCGACTCCGGCCTGAACATCGACATCGCGGGTGAGGGCGCCGACACCCTCCCGCGGGACGAGAGCCACCTGCTCGTACGCTCCATGCGCACCGCCTTCGACCTGCTGGGCGGCCAGCCGCGCGGCCTCGAGGTCGTCTGCGCCAACCGCATCCCGCACGGCCGGGGCCTCGGCTCCTCCTCCGCCGCCATCTGCGCCGGCATCGTCGCCGCCCGCGCCGTGACCATAGGCGGAGAGACCAGGCTCGACGACGCGGCGCTGCTGGAGCTCGCCACCGAGATCGAGGGCCACCCCGACAACGTCGCCGCCTGTCTGCTCGGCGGCTTCACCCTGGCCTGGATGGACGGGGGCAGTGCCAAGGCGATCCGGATGGAGCCCGCCGATTCCATCGTTCCGGTGGTCTTCGTCCCCTCCAAGCCGGTCCTGACGGAGACCGCGCGCGGCCTGCTGCCGCGCACCGTTCCGCACGTGGACGCGGCCGTGAACGCGGGTCGCGCGGGACTGCTCGTGGAGGCCCTGACCAGGCGCCCCGAGCTGCTCCTGCCGGCCACCGAAGACCGGCTCCACCAGGAGTACCGGTCCCCGGCGATGCCGGAGAGCGTGGCACTTGTGAACCGACTGCGGGCGGACGGCATCCCCGCGGTCATCTCCGGCGCGGGCCCCACGGTCCTCGCGCTGGTCGACAACGGTGCGGCCGACAAGGTCGCGCAGCTCGCGGGCGAAGGGTGGGCGGCGAACCGGCTCGCCCTCGACGCCGCGGGCGCGAGCGTACTCCCGCTGGGAACCCAGGGCGGCTGA